The following coding sequences are from one Archocentrus centrarchus isolate MPI-CPG fArcCen1 chromosome 4, fArcCen1, whole genome shotgun sequence window:
- the foxe3 gene encoding forkhead box protein E3, with translation MNLANYSYFSGMCNMTAEQSPAEASPVVMSPNVSLDSPLPPPSLMLQARSKDSILIKSEPRGNSPNTEDGSALGQTEEHLPTGSRRRKRPVQRGKPPYSYIALIAMAIANSPERKLTLGGIYKFIMERFPFYRENSKKWQNSIRHNLTLNDCFVKIPREPGRPGKGNYWTLDPAAEDMFDNGSFLRRRKRFKRTDVSTYPGYMQSSSAFTPTPVGRPSYPNALYAGIGSGYGSQLTATSPHPAMLHHYQTSAGVSQGQPRMFSIDNIISQQTVVQSGPGGDLNSQALGLGGGDLSTMTSSCSVTGTDPSACFQTQTVNPSANMLSRNSGNLSSNLTTGYPYSSPASPPNLPTMTQSGFSPGSSQMYCTGNRLSLPALRPSSCAEHSEQLLGLSSPMNYNNTYMRQANFASGLERYM, from the coding sequence ATGAATCTAGCAAATTATTCGTACTTCTCTGGCATGTGCAACATGACCGCAGAGCAGTCGCCTGCCGAGGCAAGTCCTGTTGTTATGTCTCCAAATGTGAGCCTGGACTCGCCGCTGCCTCCTCCGTCTTTGATGCTGCAGGCCCGGTCAAAGGACAGCATTTTGATCAAGTCTGAGCCCCGAGGAAACAGTCCCAACACAGAGGATGGAAGCGCTCTGGGTCAGACTGAGGAGCACCTGCCCACGGGGAGCCGTAGGAGGAAGAGGCCCGTCCAGAGGGGGAAGCCTCCCTACAGCTACATCGCTCTCATCGCCATGGCCATTGCAAACTCCCCAGAGAGGAAGCTCACCTTAGGAGGCATTTATAAGTTCATAATGGAGCGCTTTCCTTTCTATAGGGAGAACTCAAAGAAGTGGCAAAACTCAATCCGCCACAACCTCACGCTCAATGACTGCTTTGTGAAGATTCCCAGGGAGCCCGGCAGACCAGGTAAAGGCAATTATTGGACGTTAGACCCTGCAGCTGAGGACATGTTTGACAACGGAAGTTTTTTGAGGAGAAGGAAAAGATTCAAACGCACAGACGTTAGCACTTATCCCGGTTACATGCAGAGCTCCAGTGCATTTACCCCAACGCCAGTGGGAAGGCCTTCGTATCCAAACGCCCTGTATGCCGGGATAGGGTCAGGTTATGGCTCTCAGCTGACGGCCACGTCCCCACACCCAGCCATGCTGCATCATTACCAGACCTCTGCTGGAGTCAGCCAAGGACAGCCGCGCATGTTTAGCATCGATAACATCATCAGTCAGCAGACGGTTGTGCAGAGCGGCCCGGGTGGAGACCTCAACTCCCAAGCGCTGGGACTGGGTGGAGGCGATCTTAGCACAATGACCTCCAGCTGCTCGGTAACCGGCACCGATCCCTCTGCTTGCTTCCAGACGCAGACTGTCAACCCGTCAGCGAACATGCTGAGCAGAAACAGTGGGAACCTGTCATCCAACCTCACCACCGGGTACCCATACTCCTCTCCGGCTTCTCCTCCAAATCTGCCCACCATGACCCAGTCCGGCTTCTCCCCGGGGAGCTCTCAAATGTACTGTACGGGCAACCGGCTCTCCCTACCGGCCTTGCGCCCGAGTTCCTGCGCCGAGCACTCGGAGCAGCTACTGGGCCTCTCCAGCCCCATGAACTACAACAACACTTACATGAGACAAGCCAACTTTGCGTCAGGATTAGAGCGGTATATGTAA